The following coding sequences lie in one Trichoderma breve strain T069 chromosome 1, whole genome shotgun sequence genomic window:
- a CDS encoding kinesin motor domain-containing protein: MSNNSIKVVARFRPQNRIEIESGGKPIVSFTSDDTCTLDSKEAQGSFTFDRIFDMSCKQQDIFDYSIRPTVDDILNGYNGTVFAYGQTGAGKSYTMMGSNIDDPEQRGVIPRIVEQIFASIMSSPSTIEYTVRVSYMEIYMEKIRDLLAPQNDNLPIHEEKNRGIYVKGLLEIYVSSVQEVYEVMRRGGNARMVSATNMNAESSRSHSIFVITITQKNVESGSAKSGQLFLVDLAGSEKVGKTGASGQTLEEAKKINKSLSALGMVINALTDGKSHYVPYRDSKLTRILQESLGGNSRTTLIINCSPSSYNDAETLGTLRFGTRAKSIKNKAKVNAELSPAELKALLKKAQGQVTNFESYISNLEGEVQLWRAGEAVPKDKWVQPIADGVSAAKAEARAPRPSTPSRLTESRSETPIASDRAGTPSITLEKDEREEFLRRENELQDQISEKESQAAAAEKLLRETKEELSYLKEHDSKMGKENEKLTTEVNEFKMQLERLNFEGKEALITMDALKEANSELTTELDDIKQQLLDAKMSAKETGAALDEKEKKKAEKMAKMMAGFELGTDVFSDNEKSIAETIKHIDALLEQSTIGDHIAPDEFKLLRAKMVETQGIVRQAELSMYSGSSNDLDARRRQELEARLEALQQEYEDVLARGLSEADVEEVKARLEATYAKREKSQEQLVEELKADLNQKASENARMKTLIEELQQRVKSGGTASMANGKTVQQQIAEFDVMKKSLMRDLQNRCERVVELEISLDETREQYNNVLRSSNNRAQQKKMAFLERNLEQLTQVQRQLVEQNSSLKKEVAIAERKLIARNERIQSLESLLQDSQEKMATANHKFEVQLASVKERLEAAKAGSTRGLGGAGGGFSFSNAGSRIAKPLRGGGGDAPATPTIQGGDGTPTSSKRGSWFFNKS; this comes from the exons ATGTCGaacaacagcatcaaggtcGTCGCCCGATTCCGGCCTCAGAACCGGATTGAAATCGAATCGGGCGGCAAGCCTATCGTCAGCTTCACTTCGGACGATACTTGTACTCTTGAT TCCAAAGAGGCACAGGGCTCCTTCACCTTTGACCGAATCTTTGACATGTCATGTAAACAACAAGACATCTTCGACTACTCCATTCGCCCTACCGTCGACGACATTCTCAATGGCTACAACGGTACTGTCTTCGCCTATGGCCAGACTGGTGCTGGTAAATCATACACCATGATGGGAAGCAACATTGATGATCCCGAGCAGAGGGGTGTTATTCCGCGCATTGTCGAGCAAATCTTTGCCAGCATCATGTCCAGCCCCAGCACCATCGAATACACCGTGCGGGTCAGCTACATGGAGATTTACATGGAGAAGATTCGTGATCTGCTGGCTCCGCAAAATGACAACCTCCCTATTCACGAGGAGAAGAACCGTGGTATCTACGTCAAAGGTCTCTTGGAAATCTACGTCTCCAGCGTCCAAGAGGTGTATGAGGTGatgaggagaggaggaaacgCTCGAATGGTCTCTGCCACCAACATGAACGCAGAGTCTTCACGATCCCattccatcttcgtcatcaccatcacccaGAAGAACGTCGAGTCTGGTTCAGCGAAGAGCGGCCAGCTGTTCTTGGTCGATTTGGCCGGTAGTGAAAAGGTTGGCAAGACTGGCGCCAGCGGTCAGACGCTTGAGGAAGCCAAAAAGATCAACAAAAGTTTGAGTGCCTTGGGCATGGTCATCAACGCCCTGACCGATGGCAAATCCCACTACGTGCCCTACCGAGACTCCAAATTGACCCGTATCCTGCAAGAATCTCTGGGTGGTAACAGTCGAAccactctcatcatcaactgcTCACCCAGTAGTTATAACGATGCTGAAACTTTGGGAACGCTAAGATTCGGTACCAGAGCGAAATCCATCaaaaacaaggccaaggtcaaCGCCGAGCTCAGTCCTGCCGAGCTCAAAGCCCTCCTCAAGAAAGCTCAGGGCCAAGTTACCAACTTCGAGTCCTATATTTCCAACCTCGAGGGCGAAGTTCAGCTGTGGCGAGCTGGAGAGGCTGTGCCCAAAGACAAGTGGGTTCAGCCGATTGCCGATGGAGTTTCCGcagccaaggctgaggcaaGAGCACCGCGGCCCTCGACTCCCTCACGGCTTACAGAGAGTCGCTCCGAGACTCCTATTGCCTCTGATCGTGCTGGTACTCCTAGCATAACATTGGAAAAGGACGAACGGGAAGAGTTCCTACGCCGTGAAAATGAGCTTCAAGATCAAATTTCTGAGAAAGAATCGCAGGCTGCGGCTGCCGAGAAGCTGCTTCGcgagaccaaggaggagctcTCCTACTTGAAGGAGCACGACAGCAAAATGGGCAAGGAGAATGAGAAGCTTACAACAGAAGTTAATGAATTCAAGATGCAACTCGAGAGACTAAATTTTGAGGGCAAAGAGGCCCTCATCACCATGGACGctctcaaggaggccaactCAGAGCTCACTACTGAATTGGACGACAtaaagcagcagctgcttgacGCCAAAATGAGCGCCAAGGAGACGGGTGCAGCTCTtgatgaaaaggaaaagaagaaggcagagaagatggccaagatgatggccGGCTTCGAACTCGGGACTGACGTATTCAGCGACAACGAGAAATCCATCGCGGAGACTATCAAGCACATTGATGCTCTGCTTGAACAGAGCACAATTGGCGACCACATCGCGCCAGACGAGTTTAAGCTGCTCCGAGCAAAGATGGTCGAAACCCAAGGCATCGTGAGGCAAGCAGAGCTGTCCATGTACAGCGGGTCGTCCAACGACTTGGATGCCCGACGGAGACAGGAGCTCGAAGCCAGATTAGAGGCTTTGCAGCAAGAATACGAGGATGTGTTGGCTCGCGGCCTTAGCGAAGCCGACGTCGAGGAGGTCAAGGCGCGACTGGAGGCCACCTACGCTAAGCGCGAGAAGTCTcaggagcagctcgtcgaggagctcaaggccgaCCTCAACCAGAAAGCGTCAGAGAACGCAAGAATGAAGACCCTCATCGAGGAGCTACAGCAGCGCGTCAAGTCTGGTGGCACCGCTTCCATGGCAAACGGCAAGACTGTCCAACAGCAGATTGCAGAGTTTGATGtcatgaagaagagtctCATGCGAGACTTGCAAAACCGCTGCGAGCGCGTTGTCGAGTTGGAGATTTCTCTCGATGAGACTCGCGAGCAGTACAACAACGTGCTGCGATCTTCCAACAACCGGGCCCAGCAGAAGAAAATGGCCTTTTTGGAGCGGAACTTGGAGCAACTCACCCAAGTTCAGCGCCAGCTTGTTGAGCAGAATTCTTCTttgaagaaggaggttgCTATTGCAGAGCGCAAGCTGATTGCGAGAAATGAGCGCATCCAGAGCCTGGAGAGTCTGCTGCAAGATAGTcaggagaagatggcaacgGCCAATCACAA GTTCGAGGTCCAGCTTGCCTCCGTCAAGGAGCGCctcgaggctgccaaagcTGGCAGCACCCGTGGGCTCGGTGGtgccggcggcggcttcagcttctctaATGCTGGCAGCCGCATTGCCAAGCCTCTccgtggcggcggcggcgatgcccCTGCGACTCCCACGATCCAAGGTGGTGACGGGACTcccaccagcagcaagcgCGGTAGTTGGTTCTTCAATAAGTCGTAG